A genome region from Clostridium sp. JN-9 includes the following:
- a CDS encoding amino acid ABC transporter permease — MSLDWIIKILSSDWQMFLRGAGMTLLISMIGTVLGFILGLMIGVVRTIPIPEKGIKRVILKIINVILSVYIEIFRGTPMIVQAMVIFYGSAMAFGIDMNRLYAAILIVSVNTGAYMSEIVRGGIVSIDKGQFEAAEAIGMNHFQTMTNVILPQAVRNILPATGNEFVINIKDTSVLNVISVTELYFETKSVAGNNFRYFESFFIASVLYFIMTFTVTRILRHFERKLDGPENYTMYSNQMQVDTPEDMLKRSGNN, encoded by the coding sequence ATGAGTTTAGATTGGATAATAAAAATACTTTCAAGTGATTGGCAGATGTTCCTTCGTGGAGCAGGGATGACTCTTCTTATATCAATGATTGGTACTGTTTTAGGATTTATATTAGGTTTAATGATAGGTGTGGTAAGAACTATCCCCATACCTGAAAAAGGAATAAAGAGGGTAATTTTAAAAATAATTAATGTTATTTTATCTGTGTATATAGAAATATTCAGAGGCACACCTATGATAGTACAGGCCATGGTAATTTTCTATGGATCTGCTATGGCTTTTGGTATTGATATGAATAGATTATATGCGGCAATACTTATAGTATCAGTTAACACAGGAGCTTATATGTCAGAAATTGTCCGAGGTGGCATCGTATCTATTGACAAGGGTCAGTTTGAAGCAGCTGAGGCCATAGGTATGAACCATTTTCAGACCATGACAAATGTTATTCTGCCTCAGGCTGTGCGTAACATCCTGCCTGCTACAGGTAATGAATTTGTTATAAATATAAAGGATACTTCAGTTCTTAATGTAATTTCAGTAACTGAATTATATTTTGAGACAAAATCAGTTGCAGGAAACAATTTCAGATATTTTGAATCATTTTTCATTGCCAGTGTTCTTTATTTTATTATGACATTTACTGTAACAAGAATTTTACGTCATTTTGAAAGAAAATTGGACGGGCCCGAAAATTATACTATGTATTCTAATCAGATGCAGGTTGACACACCTGAGGATATGCTGAAAAGATCTGGAAATAATTAA
- a CDS encoding transporter substrate-binding domain-containing protein yields MRKKISIFVTIFLSAAVLFTACGKSTSSKQSKDDTFTIGSEAGYAPFNWTQNDDSNGAVKIQGSSEYAGGYDIEIAKKIAAGLGKKLVVVKTEWDGLVPAVTSGKIDAIMAGMSPTDERKKTIDFSDRYYKSDLVMIVKKGGKYDGASSIQDFKGAKVTAQLNTFHYSVIDQIKGVNKQAAMDNFPAMRVALQSGVIDGYVSERPEGISAETANSDFKMIEFKDGFKTSDQDTSIAVGVAKGSDLTAKINKILSGISEEQRKAIMDTAIKNQPAAK; encoded by the coding sequence ATGAGAAAAAAAATATCAATATTTGTTACAATTTTTTTATCAGCTGCAGTTTTATTCACAGCATGTGGAAAGAGTACAAGCTCCAAACAGTCAAAGGATGATACCTTTACAATAGGATCAGAAGCAGGATATGCACCTTTTAACTGGACACAGAATGACGATTCAAATGGTGCAGTTAAAATTCAAGGAAGTTCAGAGTATGCAGGAGGATATGATATAGAAATTGCCAAAAAAATAGCAGCAGGTTTAGGCAAAAAACTTGTTGTGGTAAAAACAGAGTGGGACGGACTTGTGCCAGCTGTAACATCTGGCAAGATCGATGCAATTATGGCAGGCATGTCACCTACAGATGAGCGTAAGAAAACAATTGATTTTTCAGATAGATACTATAAATCAGATCTAGTAATGATTGTAAAAAAAGGCGGAAAATACGATGGAGCTTCGTCAATTCAGGATTTTAAGGGAGCAAAAGTAACTGCTCAGCTTAATACATTCCATTACTCAGTAATTGACCAGATTAAGGGAGTAAATAAGCAGGCTGCAATGGATAACTTTCCTGCTATGAGGGTAGCTCTTCAATCCGGAGTAATTGATGGTTATGTATCGGAGCGTCCCGAAGGCATAAGTGCAGAAACAGCTAATAGTGATTTTAAAATGATAGAATTTAAAGATGGATTTAAAACTTCAGACCAAGATACTTCTATTGCAGTAGGTGTAGCAAAGGGAAGTGATTTAACTGCTAAAATTAATAAAATATTATCAGGTATATCAGAAGAACAGCGTAAGGCAATTATGGATACTGCCATAAAAAATCAGCCGGCAGCTAAATAA
- a CDS encoding hemolysin III family protein has product MEDGNFYTKGEEIANAVTHGIGALLSIAALVLLIVFAVKYGDVWYVVSYSIYGASLVILYTESTLYHSLPGKKVKRLFRIFDHASIFLLIAGTYTPFALTILRGPLGWTIFGIEWGLTIIGIVLKVFFTGKFEKISTFIYIGMGWLIVIAIKKVIMIMPMTGVILLIAGGILYTVGAFIFMRDDIPYNHAIWHLFVMGGSICHFFCILLYLIPNLN; this is encoded by the coding sequence ATGGAAGATGGAAACTTTTATACTAAAGGTGAGGAAATAGCTAATGCTGTTACCCATGGAATTGGAGCATTACTTTCCATAGCTGCATTGGTACTGTTAATTGTGTTTGCAGTTAAATATGGGGACGTTTGGTATGTTGTAAGTTATAGTATATATGGTGCTTCACTTGTAATCCTATATACTGAATCCACACTTTACCACAGCCTTCCGGGGAAAAAAGTGAAAAGGCTGTTTAGAATTTTTGATCATGCATCAATTTTTCTTCTTATAGCTGGAACGTATACTCCTTTTGCTCTTACAATTTTAAGGGGACCATTAGGATGGACCATATTTGGGATAGAATGGGGGCTTACAATAATAGGCATAGTTTTGAAGGTGTTCTTTACAGGAAAATTTGAAAAGATTTCTACATTTATATATATAGGAATGGGATGGCTTATAGTTATAGCTATTAAGAAAGTAATTATGATTATGCCTATGACTGGAGTTATACTTTTAATAGCTGGCGGCATTTTATATACGGTGGGAGCATTTATATTTATGAGAGATGATATACCGTATAATCATGCTATATGGCACTTGTTTGTAATGGGAGGAAGTATTTGCCACTTCTTTTGCATTCTTCTTTATTTAATTCCAAATTTAAATTAA
- a CDS encoding DUF2284 domain-containing protein, translating into MNTVTVKHTYEKNSYDLEVKWDIFNYNDLTLNINQVRKWCMEGCSNYNTNGGCPPFSPTADNLLKNKDFILLMCKIKTCQTYASSAEEKIELIQNILYSFMNFLGYKIYKKYNIKFLNAGKCSGCNTCTIHSGCKNPEKRVYCLTGLGIMLGDVIEKLFHEKLQWYTGDEQPDQIIKIMGFMSEERSSSLTKDLNSILKEGSI; encoded by the coding sequence ATGAACACAGTTACAGTAAAGCATACATATGAAAAAAACAGCTATGATTTAGAAGTTAAATGGGATATTTTTAATTATAATGATTTAACATTGAATATTAATCAGGTAAGAAAATGGTGCATGGAAGGATGCTCAAATTATAACACCAATGGAGGTTGCCCGCCATTTTCACCTACAGCAGACAATCTTTTAAAAAATAAAGATTTTATACTGCTTATGTGCAAAATAAAAACATGTCAGACATATGCCAGCAGTGCAGAGGAAAAAATAGAACTTATTCAAAATATACTTTATAGCTTTATGAACTTCCTTGGCTATAAAATATATAAGAAATATAATATAAAATTTTTAAATGCAGGAAAATGCAGCGGATGCAATACTTGTACCATTCACTCAGGTTGTAAAAATCCCGAAAAAAGGGTATACTGCCTTACTGGTTTAGGCATTATGCTTGGAGATGTGATTGAAAAGCTTTTTCATGAAAAACTTCAGTGGTATACTGGAGACGAACAGCCGGATCAGATAATAAAAATAATGGGATTCATGTCTGAGGAAAGAAGCAGCTCATTAACTAAGGACCTGAACAGTATTCTGAAAGAAGGCAGCATTTAA